In Rhodothermales bacterium, the genomic stretch GCCTGTCGTCCGCGGCCAGATGCCGATGCTCATCACTGTCGAGGCCGCGAAGGACATCCTCGCCGCGATCGATTGGGTGAAGAAGCAGAAGATTGCCCGGCCCGTTTTTGCCGGCGTGTCGGAGGGCTGGCGCGTGGCCGACAAACTCGTCGAGGCCGGCATCCCCTGCATCGTCGGGCCGATGCTGTCGGTCCCGACCCGCGACGCCGACCGGTACGACAAGGCCTACGCCAACATCGGGCTGCTACACAAAGCCGGAGTCAAGGTGGCGATCCAGACCGGCGACGCGGAGAATGTCCGCAACCTGCCGTTTAACGCTGGCTTCGCCGCGACGTACGGGATGGGGAAAGAGGCTGCGCTGCGGGCGGTGACGCTGGCGCCGGCGGAGATCTTCGGCGTGGCCGGCCAGGTCGGCTCCCTGGAAGTCGGCAAAAAAGCCAACCTCTTCCTCGCCAACGGCGACCCGTTCGAGACCAAGACCAAAATCACGAAGGTCTTCATCGACGGCTACGACATCCCCCTCGAAAACCGCCAGACCCGGCTCTACGAGGAGTTCCTCCAGCGTAACCCCGGCCTAGAAAAACACCCCAAAGCCCCCGAGGTGGCCGCGCCTACGGGGTGAGGATGAAGGCAAAAGGTAAAAGGTAAAAGGCAAAATGGTTTTTTGATCATTTCGCCTTTCGATGTGGCGATGTGTTCTGCCCGTTTTGCCTTTTCTATTTTGCCTTTTACCTTTCAAACAGCTCAATCGTCTCCCGAATCCCCTCGCGTAGCGGGGTCTCGTAGATGGCCGGGATGTGCCGGCGGAAGGTGGCGGTGTCGTACTCGGCGGGAAAGGGCAGGTCGTTCTGTTTGAAGGTGACCCGCGCGCCAGGGCGCAGGTCGCGGATGAGGTCCACCACCTCGGAGACCTGCACGGCCTTTGTGTCCAGGTTAAACACGAAGCTCCCGTCCAGCTGCCGCTCGGCGGCGTCGATGAATTGCCGCGCCACGTCGGACGCCCACTGGAACTGCATCGGACCGCTGAAGCCGATCTCGAACGCCTCGCCCCGAGCGGCCGCTAGCATGGCCTTTGTCGGGTCGCTCGTCAGCCCCTGATCCCGCCCCACGCCGTACACCGTAAACGGACGCAATGCCATGCTGCTGATGCCGTTTTCGCGCCAGTACACCTCGGCCGTGCCCTCGTTGGCGCGTTTGTAGACGCCGTAAAGCGTTCGCGGCCTCAGCGCGCTGGTGTCGTCGATCCGGGTCTCCTCGTAATCCTCCGGCGCGCCATACACGGCGATGGACGACGCGTAGGCCAGATGCCGGATGCCAGCCGCCCGCGCCGCCTCGAACACGTTCACGGTACCCACCACGTTCACCTGCGCCCCGAGCACCGGGTTCGCCCTGCAAAACGGCACCTGCAACGCCGCCAGGTGGATGATGTGGGTGACGCCGTGGGACGCGACAGCCTCCGCGACCTGCGCGGTGTCCGTGAGGTCGCCGCGGACGTAGATAATGGATTTCTGCTCCTCGCGGGTGAGCAAGAGGTCGACCCGGTGGCGGGTCTCACTCTGATCAAAGCTGACAGCCCGGTGGCCGGCGTGCACGAGGTGCCGGAGGGTCCACGCGCCAATACAACCCATGGCGCCGGTGACGAGGTAGGTGGGTGTGGTCAAGGCAAAAGGCAAAAGGAAAAAGACAAAAGAAAAAAACCCCGTAGGGTCGGGTTTAGGTCGAAGACCGTAACCCGACCCCAACATCATCAACGCCCGAACGGCACCACCAGTGCCAGCCAGGGGGCGACGATCAGGCGATCCACACCGGAGCCGATGGGCACCACGCCGCCATAATCGATCGAGATCCGCGAGGCGATGTACCGGCCGCCGACCATCGCTAGCCCGACGCTTTCGTCACCGGTCGAGATGAAGTAATTCTCGAACAACAGATAGCTGCGTTTCCCCCGGCGCAGCATCGCGCTCAGGGTGATGGCCGGATGCCGGCCCCATTCGTCGCCGGCAAAGCCGTAGCCGAGCCCGAAGGAGATGTTGCGATCGCGCGAGCCATAGGTCCCGATGCCGTACACAATGCCGGCCGCCTCATCGCCCACCGATGTGCCCAGCACGGTGCCGGCCAACGCCCCGATACCCAGGTTGAACTCACCCGGAACGACGGGAAACGACAGCTTTGGTGTAACCCAGATGGGGACATCGTCGGCACCCCACAGGAAAATGGGGATGATCCCGACGCCGAGCGACGCAAAGTCCGACAACCCGAAACTGACCTGGTTGAAGAAGATCCACACGTTCTGATAATACCCTTCCCCTTTGCGCAGCCCATACCCGTTCGGGCCCCAGAAATAGCGGGTCGACTGCGGGTTTTCCGCCCAGATCTCCCCGCTGTCCCGCCGCCGGGCGTCAACGGCTTCCATCCGTACGATAGTCTCCTCCGGGATGGACACGATACCGATCGTGTCGGTCTCAAGCCGGATCACGCCGGCGCTCCGCTCCACAATCTTCCCCACATACTCGTTCCCATCCCTCGTAACGACACGCCACACCAGAGCCGTATCCGCCGCCACGCCGGCCGGCACCTGGGCCCGCGCCGGGGTGGCCATACCTGCCAGCATGGCCCCCAGAAAGAACAAACGAGCGAGCAACAGCGTGCGGTTTTGCATTATTCGGATTGAGGTTGCGCGACAAAGTCCAGCGCGGGTACCGGACTCACGACCGACCAGCCGCCGTCGATGACCAGCGTCTGGCCCGTGATCTGGTCCGACGACGGGGCCAGCAGAAACAGGGCCGCGCGGGCGATGTCGGACGGAAACGCGGCCCGCCGGCTCGGCGACAGCTCGGCCCAGTGCGCCTCGTAGTCCGGGTCGTCGGCCAGATTCCTCGGGGTGACCGTCGCCCCCGGCGCAATGCAGTTGACGGTGATTTTGTGGGGGGATAATTCGAGCACGAGGTTGCGCGCCAGCATCTCCAGGCCGGCCTTCGTCATGCTGTAGGCCGACAGGTACGGCACCGCCTGATGCCCCGTCACCGACGACATGAACAGGATCCGCCCCCC encodes the following:
- a CDS encoding amidohydrolase family protein; this translates as GAGQTAYPGMIDSGTRLGLVEVGSDQRTIDHDEVGEVTPHMEALTAINPNSVAIPVTRVSGVTTVIAAPSGGLFPGKAALVNLHGYTPEQMSVGGMQLMTMNFPTSARRGRFDQRSEEDAKKAYDEAIKKLDDVWAGAVLYARIDSAFAANPEAGRRPEYNPQMTAMLPVVRGQMPMLITVEAAKDILAAIDWVKKQKIARPVFAGVSEGWRVADKLVEAGIPCIVGPMLSVPTRDADRYDKAYANIGLLHKAGVKVAIQTGDAENVRNLPFNAGFAATYGMGKEAALRAVTLAPAEIFGVAGQVGSLEVGKKANLFLANGDPFETKTKITKVFIDGYDIPLENRQTRLYEEFLQRNPGLEKHPKAPEVAAPTG
- a CDS encoding SDR family oxidoreductase encodes the protein MTTPTYLVTGAMGCIGAWTLRHLVHAGHRAVSFDQSETRHRVDLLLTREEQKSIIYVRGDLTDTAQVAEAVASHGVTHIIHLAALQVPFCRANPVLGAQVNVVGTVNVFEAARAAGIRHLAYASSIAVYGAPEDYEETRIDDTSALRPRTLYGVYKRANEGTAEVYWRENGISSMALRPFTVYGVGRDQGLTSDPTKAMLAAARGEAFEIGFSGPMQFQWASDVARQFIDAAERQLDGSFVFNLDTKAVQVSEVVDLIRDLRPGARVTFKQNDLPFPAEYDTATFRRHIPAIYETPLREGIRETIELFER